The following are from one region of the Aulosira sp. FACHB-615 genome:
- a CDS encoding WD40 repeat domain-containing protein, protein MPENLQQPRGYDVVLGGQTPPPVNGLVLGGIEGVKYRLLSNNLEAKIAAIAPAIDYGDVGVELVIQSLQHEPVELKAAAYKLLHQRKKVSAEQIIAEFNLYHYQFFECLTTFSGHTSDVCGIAFSPDGKTIASSSHDQTIKLWHIQTSQLICTLSEGLSAPYGLAFSPDGKTLYANDWQEIKIWNLENQQQIRTLKGHTDATLSLVVAPDGTLISGSQDKNIHVWQQPHLGKYYKLGSHPCHVWGMNIVKVALSADGQILISGSTNDRTIKVWDWKRKKQLTTLGYETFGLNISMPGISCIAISPDGKIAIAGGETQLDVWDIETSKKIYTLTLEADNDIHSLCVSQDGKTLFGGLKNGVIRIWNLLTGETIHNLEGHLGIVWSMALSPDGKTLVSTSLDKTIKIWGISG, encoded by the coding sequence TATCGCCTGTTAAGTAATAATCTGGAAGCAAAAATCGCTGCGATCGCACCAGCAATAGATTATGGTGATGTAGGTGTAGAGTTAGTCATTCAAAGTTTGCAACATGAACCAGTAGAGTTAAAAGCAGCAGCATATAAGTTATTACATCAAAGAAAAAAAGTTAGTGCTGAACAAATTATTGCCGAATTCAATTTATATCATTATCAATTTTTTGAATGCTTAACTACTTTTAGTGGACATACATCAGATGTATGTGGAATCGCATTTAGTCCCGATGGAAAAACTATTGCTAGTAGCAGCCACGATCAAACTATTAAATTATGGCATATTCAAACAAGCCAATTAATCTGCACATTAAGCGAAGGTTTATCAGCACCTTATGGACTGGCATTTAGTCCAGATGGCAAAACTTTGTATGCTAACGATTGGCAGGAAATCAAAATTTGGAATTTAGAAAACCAGCAACAAATTCGCACACTCAAAGGTCATACTGACGCTACTTTATCACTTGTGGTTGCTCCTGATGGCACTTTAATTAGTGGTAGCCAAGATAAAAATATTCATGTTTGGCAACAGCCTCATTTGGGAAAATACTATAAATTAGGTAGTCATCCTTGTCACGTTTGGGGAATGAATATTGTTAAAGTTGCTCTGAGTGCTGATGGTCAAATTTTGATTAGTGGTAGTACTAATGATAGGACAATCAAAGTTTGGGACTGGAAACGCAAAAAACAACTCACAACTCTAGGATATGAAACATTTGGTTTAAATATTTCGATGCCAGGAATTTCTTGTATTGCTATTAGTCCAGATGGCAAAATTGCTATTGCTGGAGGAGAAACTCAACTTGATGTTTGGGATATCGAAACAAGCAAGAAAATTTATACACTTACCCTAGAAGCCGATAATGATATTCATTCATTATGTGTTAGCCAAGATGGTAAGACTTTGTTTGGTGGTTTAAAGAATGGTGTGATTAGAATTTGGAATTTACTAACAGGTGAAACCATTCACAATTTAGAAGGACATTTAGGGATTGTTTGGTCTATGGCTTTGAGTCCTGATGGCAAAACTCTTGTTAGCACCAGTCTTGATAAAACTATCAAGATTTGGGGTATATCAGGGTAA